In Leclercia pneumoniae, the genomic window GGCCTGCGCCAGATCGAGTTTATCGTTCAGGAAGGCACGTTCAGAAAACTCACCCGGCTTCGCAATGCGCAGGCCCGGCAAGGTCAGAATACGTTTTAACAGTAAATCGAGGATCACCGGGCCGCCGTGGCCCTGAAGTTCGAGCACATCTTCGCCGGTAAAGGAGTTTGGCCCCGGAAACCACAGCGCAATGCCCTGATCCAGCGCGGTACCGTCGCTGTCTTTAAACGGCAAATAATCGGCGTAGCGCGGCTTCGGCAGTTTCCCCAGTACGGCTTCTGCTACCTCGCGCGCCTTCTGGCCGGAGATGCGCAGTATGCCCACACCACCGCGTCCCGGTGGGGTTGCCTGGGCGACGATAGTGTCGTTATGGCTCATGGTTTTTCTCAACTGTGTTGCAATAAAAAAAGGCGGTCATTTGACCGCCCTTATTCTAGCTACTGCTCAACCGAATCAGGAACTTTTCTTTTCGCGGCTATGCAGGCCACGTTTTTCCAGACCACGGTAAATCAGCTGCTGCTGGATAATGGTCACCAGGTTGCTGACGATGTAGTACAGCACCAGACCTGACGGGAACCACAGGAAGAACACGGTGAAGATGACCGGCATGAAGGTCATGATCTTCTGCTGCATCGGGTCGGTCACGGTGGTCGGCGACATCTTCTGGATGAAGAACATCGTCACGCCCATCAGGATCGGCAGGATGTAGTACGGGTCCTGTGCAGACAGGTCATGGATCCACAGGGCGAACGGCGCATGGCGCAGCTCAACGGAACCCATCAGCATGTAGTACAGCGCAAGGAAGATTGGCATCTGAATCAGCAGCGGGAAGCAACCACCCAGTGGGTTCACTTTCTCTGCTTTATACAGGGCCATCATCTCCTGGCTCTGACGCTGTTTGTCATCGCCCAGACGCTCACGCATCGCCGCAATCTTCGGCTGCAGCATGCGCATCTTCGCCATGGAGGTGTACTGCGCTTTAGTCAGCGGGTACATGATGCCACGAACGATAAAGGTGATAACGATGATGGAGAAGCCCCAGTTACCCAGGAAGCTATGGATCCACTTCAGCAGCTTAAACAGCGGCTGAGAGATGAACCACAACCAGCCGTAATCCACGGTCAAATCCAGGTGCGGTGCTACTGCAGCCATTTTGTCCTGAATTTCCGGGCCGACCCACAGGGTGCTCGCCAGCTTACCGGTTTGACCCGGCTGCACCAGAACCGGCTGAGATTTGTAGCCGATAGCTGCAATACCGTTGCCGAGGTTCGTGGTGTAGAAGTTGTTGGTACCGTCGTTATTAGGCACCCACGCCGTTGCGAAATACTGTTGCAGCATCGCAACCCAACCGCCTTTAGCGCTGACGTTCAGGTTCTCGTTATCCGCGATAGTATCGAATTTGTATTTCTCATACTTCGAATCTGGCGTGGAGTACGCTGCGCCACGGAAGGTATGCAGCGCGAAGTTGCTGCTTCCGGTGTCACGATGAGACGGCAGATCGATGGATTGCTTCAGCTGACCAAAGGTCGAGATTTCCAGCGGTTTCTCGCTGG contains:
- the yidC gene encoding membrane protein insertase YidC, with protein sequence MDSQRNLLIIALLFVSFMIWQAWEQDKNPQPQQQTTQTTTTAAGSAADQGVPASGQGKQITVKTDVLELTINTRGGDVEQALLLTYPKELKSTEPFQLLETTPQFLYQAQSGLTGRDGPDNPANGARPLYNVESDTFVLADGQNELAIPMTYTDAAGNTFTKTFTLKRGEYAVNVGYSVQNASEKPLEISTFGQLKQSIDLPSHRDTGSSNFALHTFRGAAYSTPDSKYEKYKFDTIADNENLNVSAKGGWVAMLQQYFATAWVPNNDGTNNFYTTNLGNGIAAIGYKSQPVLVQPGQTGKLASTLWVGPEIQDKMAAVAPHLDLTVDYGWLWFISQPLFKLLKWIHSFLGNWGFSIIVITFIVRGIMYPLTKAQYTSMAKMRMLQPKIAAMRERLGDDKQRQSQEMMALYKAEKVNPLGGCFPLLIQMPIFLALYYMLMGSVELRHAPFALWIHDLSAQDPYYILPILMGVTMFFIQKMSPTTVTDPMQQKIMTFMPVIFTVFFLWFPSGLVLYYIVSNLVTIIQQQLIYRGLEKRGLHSREKKSS